Proteins encoded within one genomic window of Babesia bigemina genome assembly Bbig001, chromosome : IV:
- a CDS encoding -UPF0667 protein C1orf55 homolog, whose amino-acid sequence MSTYLVCLPNGVTRSLWVDYEALCESVGSREALCLHSCAQGDPCRRSVPCLSSDIFPSLIEQNFGIGRESSRLSIRGGIRTKVAVDPHATIDPSRTLTGASSQAESDCRGDYAQNSYDTELCTGPAHQLLKDDVVISVSCRLLGGKGGFGALLKAKGNRKKQSSNVDSCRTLTGERIRHTRLNELAQRQRESTVDPGVARLPLPKEAPEPAVDASTQATHLKHAKKVRKESKRVKSTVVKGLTNSTSVEGQTPTDAERQQLVERALNQCMDVYDLA is encoded by the coding sequence ATGAGCACGTACCTCGTCTGTCTGCCCAACGGCGTCACCCGCAGCCTATGGGTGGATTACGAGGCGCTATGTGAGTCGGTTGGTAGCCGAGAGGCGCTGTGCCTCCACTCATGCGCTCAAGGAGACCCCTGCCGTCGGAGCGTTCCGTGCCTCTCTAGCGACATATTTCCGTCGCTGATCGAGCAGAACTTCGGCATAGGCAGGGAGTCGAGCCGTCTATCGATACGCGGGGGAATAAGAACGAAGGTTGCAGTCGACCCTCACGCCACTATTGACCCGTCGAGGACACTGACGGGCGCCTCGTCCCAAGCGGAGTCGGATTGTCGCGGTGATTACGCACAAAACAGCTATGACACCGAATTGTGCACCGGTCCCGCCCACCAACTGCTCAAGGACGACGTGGTGATAAGCGTGTCATGCAGGCTACTCGGGGGTAAGGGAGGGTTCGGCGCCCTGCTGAAGGCCAAGGGCAACCGCAAGAAGCAGAGCTCCAACGTCGACTCGTGCAGAACCCTTACCGGAGAACGCATCAGGCACACGCGGCTGAACGAGCTTGCCCAGCGGCAGCGGGAGAGCACGGTGGATCCCGGAGTTGCGCGGTTGCCGCTGCCAAAGGAAGCACCCGAGCCGGCAGTGGACGCTTCTACGCAAGCAACCCACCTCAAGCACGCGAAGAAGGTGCGCAAGGAGTCCAAGCGGGTGAAGAGCACGGTAGTGAAGGGGCTTACCAACTCGACGTCGGTTGAGGGGCAGACGCCAACGGACGCAGAGCGGCAGCAGTTGGTGGAGCGGGCGCTGAATCAGTGCATGGACGTATATGATCTCGCCTAG
- a CDS encoding CSL zinc finger domain containing protein, putative, producing the protein MLFTKTFLCNLDWDSVTRAFYRMYPSKYYPHVKEVHVIDHELVPEKRQLRVRRIARVKYDLPSIVHYIVGPSIEYFVLEDSVVDLGARCLSHRTFGLTMKDSYTYNETATIRATPNGQSEYSSSTDFGILAFGFLNSTLEAVSPPNRVLFISHLQVARRVVSDFSKTEAHHKALMQAAARLGD; encoded by the exons ATGCTTTTCACCAAGACCTTCCTCTGCAACCTCGACTGGGATAGCGTGACG CGCGCCTTCTATCGCATGTACCCCTCGAAGTACTACCCGCACGTGAAGGAAGTCCACGTCATCGACCATGAGCTGGTGCCGGAGAAGCGCCAGCTTCGGGTGCGCCGCATTGCCAGGGTGAAGTACGACCTGCCCTCGATCGTCC ACTACATCGTGGGGCCTAGCATCGAGTACTTCGTGCTGGAGGACTCTGTCGTGGATTTGGGTGCTAGATGCCTGTCGCACAGAACGTTCGGGTTGACCATGAAGGACTCGTACAC TTACAACGAGACGGCGACTATACGGGCGACGCCAAACGGCCAGTCCGAGTACAGCAGCTCAACGGACTTCGGGATCCTTGCCTTCGGCTTCCTCAACTCCACGCTGGAAGCTGTAAGTCCGCCAAACCGCGTGCTTTTCATCAGCCATCTCCAGGTTGCGCGCCGTGTGGTGAGTGACTTCTCCAAGACTGAGGCCCACCATAAGGCGCTGATGCAAGCCGCTGCGCGCCTCGGTGACTAG